The following are encoded in a window of Bacillus xiapuensis genomic DNA:
- a CDS encoding diguanylate cyclase domain-containing protein — translation MGKQGKDGWLSAFKMKLFDLIVHRRHLLSGPEQFEKEWIRIICKLFQAKQYQLCRTDRLQEECGMTSEQFESIKQAFVRPFIKGSFIFGEKNVGFRFIHEDEDICLFLQADEKLLTEWTDEDFLLFIEENEKFMALFKQLSFRMTNEERYKELFNVTEKFHASLDIEYVLGEILSTLKRVFPAYSYHFLLAIEDRYNGIPSEHFNFERASEQAMSSYINGTVQQEQRPGQKSSILYAPLIGKQGIYGVLQVKVPADQEIPESERGFIRILANTGGSAIEKAKLYEQSRQLIADLQLINETSHKLNSSLRFTDITEFLHAQITQSFQASAVGFVFMNGANLEVLPGSSEFFYHKEGELYIRTVAERIQKEKDAMFVGELGDKWGNKTLPYRSLIAVPMTQSNELKGFCIVLKKESYGFTFETYKLLQSLIHHSTLALTNAMLREKLELLVITDHLTKLYARNYLDQAITESSESDQEGAFLLIDIDDFKAINDTYGHQTGDDTIIQVAELIRRTIEDHDVAARWGGEELAVYLPGKSLEAGIRMASELVKKVARCTSPPVTISCGVSHWSRSHPVSIKKLFNRADEALYKAKSTGKNKVSVFEEE, via the coding sequence ATGGGGAAACAGGGGAAAGACGGATGGCTGTCAGCATTTAAAATGAAGTTGTTTGATTTGATCGTACATCGGCGGCACCTTCTCTCAGGACCTGAACAGTTTGAAAAAGAATGGATCCGCATCATTTGCAAGCTGTTTCAAGCCAAACAATATCAGCTGTGCAGGACGGATCGTTTGCAGGAAGAATGTGGGATGACCAGCGAACAATTTGAATCGATTAAGCAAGCTTTTGTACGTCCGTTTATTAAGGGATCTTTTATTTTTGGGGAAAAGAACGTGGGGTTTCGATTTATTCATGAAGATGAGGATATATGCTTGTTTTTGCAGGCGGATGAGAAGCTGCTCACTGAATGGACGGATGAAGATTTCCTGCTCTTTATAGAAGAAAATGAGAAATTTATGGCTTTATTCAAGCAATTATCTTTCAGAATGACGAATGAGGAGCGGTATAAAGAGCTTTTTAATGTAACGGAAAAGTTTCACGCTTCATTGGATATTGAATATGTGCTCGGGGAGATATTATCAACGCTAAAACGGGTGTTTCCCGCTTACTCTTATCATTTTTTATTGGCGATTGAAGATCGGTATAACGGAATTCCCAGCGAACATTTTAATTTTGAGCGTGCAAGTGAACAAGCGATGTCGTCTTATATTAACGGGACCGTTCAGCAGGAGCAGCGCCCCGGACAGAAATCTTCCATTCTGTATGCTCCGTTAATAGGCAAGCAAGGGATATACGGTGTGCTTCAAGTTAAAGTGCCGGCTGATCAGGAAATTCCGGAAAGCGAGAGAGGATTTATCCGGATTTTGGCCAATACTGGAGGAAGCGCCATTGAAAAAGCAAAGCTGTATGAGCAATCGCGGCAACTGATTGCGGATCTGCAGCTGATTAATGAAACCTCCCATAAGCTGAATTCCAGCTTGCGGTTTACGGATATTACAGAGTTTCTTCATGCCCAAATTACTCAATCATTCCAAGCGTCCGCTGTTGGTTTTGTTTTCATGAATGGGGCGAATTTGGAGGTGCTTCCGGGAAGCAGTGAATTTTTCTATCATAAAGAGGGAGAGCTTTATATCCGGACAGTGGCGGAAAGAATTCAAAAAGAAAAAGATGCCATGTTCGTGGGAGAACTCGGAGACAAGTGGGGGAACAAGACGCTGCCTTACCGGTCGTTAATCGCTGTACCGATGACTCAAAGCAATGAGCTAAAAGGCTTCTGCATTGTTCTGAAGAAAGAGTCATACGGGTTTACCTTTGAGACATATAAGCTGCTGCAGTCCCTCATTCATCATTCAACGCTGGCGTTAACGAATGCGATGCTCAGAGAGAAGCTGGAACTGTTGGTGATTACCGATCATTTAACGAAACTGTATGCCCGAAATTATTTAGATCAAGCCATTACTGAATCTAGTGAATCGGATCAGGAAGGCGCTTTTTTATTGATCGATATTGATGATTTTAAAGCTATTAATGATACATACGGTCACCAGACAGGAGATGATACCATCATTCAAGTAGCTGAGCTGATCCGAAGAACGATAGAAGATCATGATGTAGCGGCGCGCTGGGGAGGAGAAGAGCTTGCGGTCTATTTACCGGGAAAGTCCCTTGAAGCGGGAATCAGAATGGCTTCTGAACTGGTAAAAAAGGTCGCTCGCTGCACGAGTCCGCCTGTGACCATTTCCTGCGGTGTATCGCATTGGTCCCGGTCGCATCCTGTCAGCATTAAAAAATTATTCAATCGTGCGGATGAAGCCTTATATAAAGCTAAGAGCACAGGGAAAAACAAAGTGTCTGTTTTTGAGGAAGAATAA
- a CDS encoding GAF domain-containing protein: MFQPSHYQGSKADQYQLVIKQLHALLDGETSIIANLSNASALLNQFLDQVNWVGFYLADEKELVLGPFQGLPACVRIPYGRGVCGTAAQEQRTLRIADVHSFPGHIACDAASQSEIVVPLLKNSELIGVLDIDSPEKNRFDEVDEQMLNAFAAALISHL; the protein is encoded by the coding sequence ATGTTTCAACCATCCCATTATCAAGGCTCAAAAGCGGATCAGTATCAATTAGTCATTAAGCAGCTGCATGCATTACTGGATGGAGAAACCAGCATTATCGCTAACTTAAGCAATGCTTCTGCTCTATTAAATCAATTTCTTGATCAGGTCAACTGGGTCGGCTTTTACTTAGCGGATGAGAAAGAACTCGTTCTCGGTCCGTTTCAGGGCCTTCCCGCTTGTGTTCGCATTCCCTATGGCAGAGGAGTGTGCGGAACTGCTGCCCAGGAGCAAAGAACCCTTCGCATTGCTGATGTTCATTCGTTTCCCGGACATATTGCCTGTGACGCTGCTTCCCAGTCTGAAATCGTTGTTCCACTGCTGAAAAACAGCGAGCTGATCGGCGTGCTTGACATTGACAGCCCTGAAAAGAACCGTTTTGATGAAGTAGACGAGCAGATGCTGAACGCTTTTGCCGCTGCCTTAATTAGTCATTTGTAA
- the tyrS gene encoding tyrosine--tRNA ligase — MQELEWRGIVYQQTDEEGMKELLNKESVSLYCGVDPTADSMHIGHLLPFLTLRRFQNHGHRPIVLVGGATGMIGDPSGKREERKLQTPEMVEHNVACIKKQLEKIFEFGGENGAKLVNNHDWVGSMNVVTFLRDFGKNIGVNYMLAKDIVSSRLESGISFTEFTYTILQAMDFYHLYENYNCKIQIGGSDQWGNITTGLEMIRKLKPDGEKAYGMTIPLVTKADGTKFGKTESGAIWLDPEKTSPYEFYQFWINTADADVVKYLKIFTFLPPEKIEELEASVQTEAHLRKAQKALAAEMTRFIHGEEALEQAIKISEALFSGEIKKLTAAEIQQGFKDVPSYEPANGEELALVELLVAAGISPSKRQAREDIQNGAISINGEKVKDIAYTLSGADKIEGQFTVIRRGKKKYFLIKHS, encoded by the coding sequence ATGCAGGAATTAGAATGGCGTGGGATTGTTTATCAGCAAACAGATGAAGAAGGGATGAAAGAGCTTCTTAATAAAGAAAGCGTGTCTTTATACTGCGGAGTGGACCCAACAGCTGATAGTATGCACATTGGACATTTGCTTCCATTTTTAACACTTCGCCGTTTTCAAAATCATGGTCACCGGCCGATCGTGCTTGTCGGCGGAGCAACAGGAATGATTGGCGATCCAAGCGGGAAAAGAGAAGAAAGAAAGCTGCAGACGCCAGAGATGGTGGAGCATAATGTCGCCTGCATCAAAAAGCAGCTTGAAAAGATTTTTGAATTTGGCGGAGAAAACGGTGCCAAGCTTGTGAATAACCATGACTGGGTCGGTTCAATGAACGTTGTCACCTTCTTGCGCGATTTTGGAAAGAATATCGGAGTCAACTACATGCTGGCCAAAGATATTGTCTCTTCTCGATTAGAGTCTGGCATTTCTTTCACGGAATTTACTTACACGATTTTACAGGCAATGGATTTTTATCATCTGTATGAGAATTACAATTGCAAAATACAAATTGGCGGAAGTGATCAGTGGGGCAACATCACAACCGGTTTGGAAATGATTCGCAAGCTGAAGCCTGATGGAGAGAAGGCTTATGGAATGACGATTCCGCTAGTGACTAAGGCGGATGGAACGAAATTTGGCAAAACGGAAAGCGGGGCAATCTGGTTAGATCCAGAGAAGACTTCTCCGTATGAGTTTTACCAATTCTGGATTAATACAGCGGATGCGGATGTGGTGAAATACTTGAAGATTTTCACCTTCTTGCCTCCGGAAAAAATTGAGGAGCTAGAAGCTTCCGTCCAAACGGAAGCCCATTTGAGAAAGGCGCAAAAAGCACTTGCTGCTGAGATGACGCGCTTCATCCATGGGGAAGAAGCACTGGAGCAGGCGATTAAAATTTCAGAAGCGCTTTTTAGCGGAGAGATAAAAAAATTAACGGCTGCTGAAATCCAACAAGGATTTAAAGATGTTCCATCTTATGAGCCAGCTAACGGAGAAGAGCTAGCGCTTGTTGAACTTCTGGTTGCTGCCGGTATTTCTCCATCCAAGCGGCAAGCGCGTGAAGACATTCAAAACGGTGCGATAAGCATCAACGGAGAAAAAGTGAAAGACATTGCCTACACATTATCCGGCGCAGATAAAATAGAAGGCCAATTTACGGTCATTCGCCGCGGTAAGAAGAAGTACTTTTTAATTAAACACTCATAA
- the rpsD gene encoding 30S ribosomal protein S4 — protein sequence MARYTGPSWKLSRRLGISLSGTGKELEKRPYAPGQHGPNQRKKLSEYGLQLQEKQKLRHMYGVTERQFRNLFNKAGKMNGVYGENFMILLECRLDNLVYRLGLARTRRQARQLVNHGHILVDGQRVDIPSYQVKPGQTIAVREKSQNLDIIKEAIEVNNFVPEYLTFDADKLEGTFNRLPERSELPAEINESLIVEFYSR from the coding sequence ATGGCTCGTTATACTGGCCCAAGCTGGAAGTTATCCCGCCGCCTTGGAATCTCTCTTAGCGGAACGGGTAAAGAATTAGAAAAGCGCCCTTATGCGCCTGGACAACATGGTCCAAACCAACGTAAGAAACTATCTGAATACGGATTGCAGCTGCAAGAAAAGCAGAAACTGCGTCATATGTACGGAGTAACTGAGCGCCAATTCCGCAACCTATTCAACAAAGCAGGCAAGATGAACGGGGTTTACGGTGAAAACTTCATGATCTTACTTGAATGCCGCCTAGATAACCTTGTGTACCGTCTTGGTTTAGCCCGCACTCGCCGTCAAGCTCGTCAGCTTGTTAACCACGGCCATATTCTTGTTGATGGACAACGCGTTGACATTCCATCTTACCAAGTAAAGCCTGGTCAAACAATTGCTGTCCGCGAAAAATCTCAAAACCTTGACATCATCAAAGAAGCGATCGAAGTAAACAACTTCGTACCTGAGTACTTAACTTTTGATGCTGACAAGCTAGAAGGCACATTTAACCGCCTTCCTGAGCGCTCTGAATTGCCAGCTGAAATCAACGAATCTCTAATCGTAGAGTTCTACTCTCGTTAA
- a CDS encoding DUF3953 domain-containing protein, whose translation MFIILRVIFALLAVGFAAAGMLTDQIEPYLGYSHFFLAAMFFVMGLSELRDKRKEMSFLMFGVSALLLIVVIVT comes from the coding sequence TTGTTCATCATCCTGCGAGTGATCTTCGCTTTATTAGCAGTCGGTTTTGCTGCTGCGGGGATGCTAACTGACCAGATAGAGCCTTATTTGGGCTATAGCCATTTCTTTTTAGCAGCTATGTTTTTCGTAATGGGGCTGTCTGAATTACGTGATAAAAGAAAAGAAATGTCCTTCCTTATGTTTGGGGTTTCCGCTTTATTGCTGATTGTAGTTATCGTTACATGA
- a CDS encoding CatB-related O-acetyltransferase, translating to MNEFPDFLHSQQLKETISHPNIQVGKHTYYSGYYHKESFQDYCVRYLLEDEEGDKLIIGKFCAIGSGACFIMSGNKGHRPDWISTYPFYYVEKDWGEAVDGYQAAGDTVVGNDVWIGTEAMIMPGVKIGDGAIVSARSVVTSDVPPYAIVAGNPAKVVKKRFSDSEIEQLLKLKWWDWPEQKIMKNIELICSENIEQLLNK from the coding sequence ATGAATGAATTTCCCGATTTTTTGCATAGTCAGCAATTGAAAGAAACCATTTCCCATCCGAATATTCAAGTGGGAAAGCATACTTACTATTCAGGGTATTATCATAAAGAATCCTTTCAGGACTACTGCGTGCGCTATCTGCTGGAAGATGAGGAAGGCGATAAGCTTATTATTGGGAAGTTTTGTGCTATTGGTTCAGGAGCTTGCTTCATCATGTCAGGCAACAAGGGTCACCGGCCGGATTGGATCTCCACCTACCCGTTCTATTATGTAGAGAAGGATTGGGGAGAGGCGGTTGACGGTTATCAAGCAGCTGGAGATACCGTTGTCGGAAATGATGTATGGATTGGAACGGAAGCGATGATCATGCCGGGTGTGAAAATTGGAGACGGGGCCATCGTCAGCGCTAGAAGCGTCGTCACATCCGATGTGCCTCCTTATGCTATTGTTGCTGGAAATCCCGCTAAAGTGGTGAAAAAGAGGTTTTCAGACAGCGAGATTGAACAGCTGCTGAAACTGAAATGGTGGGACTGGCCGGAACAGAAAATTATGAAAAACATCGAGCTGATATGCTCAGAAAACATCGAGCAGCTGCTAAATAAATAA
- a CDS encoding GNAT family N-acetyltransferase has product MEHIKRYHSREFKTKKGSVIIEGPVLPADLIKMNFDEELTAFRQPEQQHKAIVEIASLPEGRMIIARSGETIIGYVTFLYPDPLERWSEAKLENLIELGAIEVTPSYRGEQIAKNMLRVSMLDEAMEDYIIITTEYYWHWDLKGTGLNVWEYRKLMEKMMNAGGLIWYATDDPEISSHPANCLMVRIGKRVDQKSVQRFDQIRFVNRFMY; this is encoded by the coding sequence ATGGAGCATATCAAAAGGTATCACTCGCGGGAATTTAAGACAAAGAAAGGGAGTGTCATCATTGAGGGGCCGGTTTTGCCAGCCGATTTAATAAAGATGAACTTTGACGAGGAGCTTACCGCTTTTCGCCAACCTGAGCAGCAGCACAAAGCGATTGTGGAAATCGCCTCTTTGCCGGAAGGGCGAATGATCATTGCCAGAAGCGGAGAGACCATTATCGGCTACGTCACGTTCTTGTATCCCGATCCCCTGGAACGGTGGTCGGAAGCCAAACTCGAGAACCTGATTGAATTAGGAGCGATCGAGGTTACCCCCTCGTACCGCGGAGAGCAGATTGCAAAGAATATGCTGCGAGTTTCTATGCTGGATGAGGCAATGGAGGACTATATTATTATAACAACGGAATATTATTGGCACTGGGATTTAAAAGGGACGGGGTTGAATGTCTGGGAGTACCGCAAGCTCATGGAAAAAATGATGAATGCCGGCGGATTAATATGGTATGCCACTGATGATCCGGAAATTAGTTCCCACCCCGCCAACTGTCTAATGGTGCGCATCGGAAAAAGAGTGGACCAAAAATCCGTTCAGAGATTTGACCAAATTCGCTTTGTGAACCGCTTTATGTATTAA
- the hisJ gene encoding histidinol-phosphatase HisJ produces the protein MRDGHIHTPFCPHGTRDSLQRYAEALIEQGFSQATFTEHAPLPQGFADSTPTQDSAMSLSLMEDYLAAIQAVKEEYKNDLVIHIGLEVDYIEGFETETAQFLNKYGPYLDDSILSVHFLKRSGKWYCVDYSADYFEEMITAFGSVSAIYESYFQTVLRSIHADLGSYKPRRIGHITLVRKFHKKFPCPSDFSREIEDILRQIHHKQYELDYNGAGMAKPLCAETYPPASVAMKAKAMGIPLVYGSDAHQAAAIGQGKEKILL, from the coding sequence ATGAGAGACGGACATATTCATACGCCTTTTTGTCCGCACGGAACAAGGGATTCGTTACAACGCTATGCGGAAGCTTTAATTGAGCAAGGTTTCTCCCAAGCAACCTTTACGGAACACGCGCCCCTGCCGCAGGGCTTCGCGGACAGTACTCCCACGCAGGATAGCGCTATGTCTCTGTCTTTAATGGAGGATTATTTAGCCGCTATTCAGGCTGTGAAGGAAGAATATAAGAATGATCTCGTGATTCATATCGGACTGGAAGTGGATTATATCGAAGGCTTTGAGACGGAAACAGCCCAATTTTTGAATAAGTATGGTCCTTATCTGGATGATTCCATTCTTTCCGTTCATTTTTTAAAGAGGAGCGGAAAGTGGTATTGTGTTGATTACAGCGCGGACTATTTCGAAGAGATGATCACAGCTTTCGGCAGTGTTTCCGCCATATATGAATCGTACTTCCAAACCGTTCTGCGTTCGATTCATGCTGATCTTGGCTCCTATAAACCTCGGCGAATCGGTCATATTACATTGGTGCGCAAATTTCATAAAAAATTCCCGTGCCCCTCGGATTTCAGCCGGGAAATAGAAGACATTCTGCGACAAATTCACCATAAACAATATGAACTTGATTACAATGGAGCGGGAATGGCTAAGCCGCTTTGCGCGGAAACCTATCCCCCTGCTTCCGTTGCAATGAAAGCAAAAGCCATGGGGATTCCATTAGTATATGGTTCTGACGCCCACCAGGCAGCGGCGATCGGCCAAGGAAAAGAAAAGATACTACTATAG
- the ezrA gene encoding septation ring formation regulator EzrA, translated as MKYVIGAILLVAILLIIAYINRKKIYREIDELDKKKVELMHRPVTDELTKVKRLNMTGQTEEMFDRWRGLWDEVLAVDLPQVDENLFEAEEWVDKFRFGKAKAVNAATAQQLEESEQKVEAILTELSELIGSEERNREASEEIKESQRAARKKLLAHRHTFGKAAPVFEVQLDALASQFDKYEKLTKEGNYLEARETILKLQHDMNQMTYKMERLPVLLAEATSLLPSQLDEIESGYREMKKSGYLLDHLQMEKEIAELRSQLNQYKECIVKTDIHEVEEGIKDVKDSIEFFYDLLEKEVDGKRFVIENSEQTITEIEKVHDMNEQLQAETEAVQQSYHLSEDEWKLPRKIGEDILRIEKKYQLLETRIIEKNTAYSFLHDELKEIHEQLAELQKEQTSFAHFLQTLRKDEMQARQQLDELRRHLNDIFRMVKKSNMPGVPEYYQSIAEETRAKMDGVVECLNEKPLNMKAVQEKLQEAVLSVNNLEQKTDEVIEQAKLAERIIQYGNRYKRTHPNVGSQLDQAELAFRNYNYRQALEEAATAIDKVDPKALKELEDIINQQ; from the coding sequence ATGAAATACGTCATCGGCGCAATTTTACTTGTCGCGATCTTACTGATCATCGCGTACATAAACAGGAAAAAGATTTATAGGGAAATTGATGAGCTCGACAAGAAAAAGGTGGAATTAATGCACCGACCGGTTACGGATGAATTGACCAAAGTGAAGCGGCTTAACATGACGGGCCAAACGGAAGAAATGTTTGACCGCTGGCGCGGGTTATGGGACGAAGTGTTAGCTGTTGATCTGCCGCAAGTGGATGAGAATTTATTTGAAGCGGAAGAGTGGGTGGACAAGTTCCGCTTTGGAAAAGCGAAAGCGGTAAATGCTGCCACGGCACAGCAGCTGGAAGAATCTGAGCAGAAAGTGGAGGCGATTTTAACCGAGCTTTCTGAGCTGATTGGCAGTGAAGAACGCAACCGGGAGGCAAGTGAAGAAATTAAAGAAAGCCAGAGGGCGGCAAGAAAGAAGCTGCTTGCTCACCGGCATACGTTCGGCAAGGCCGCACCTGTTTTTGAGGTTCAGCTTGATGCTTTGGCTTCACAGTTCGATAAGTATGAGAAGCTAACGAAGGAAGGCAATTATTTAGAAGCAAGGGAAACGATACTGAAGCTTCAGCATGACATGAATCAAATGACGTATAAAATGGAGCGCCTTCCAGTTTTATTAGCTGAAGCCACATCCTTGCTTCCGTCTCAGCTTGATGAAATTGAATCAGGCTACAGAGAGATGAAGAAAAGCGGCTACTTGCTTGATCATTTGCAAATGGAGAAAGAAATCGCTGAGCTTCGTTCGCAGCTCAATCAGTATAAAGAATGCATTGTTAAAACAGATATTCATGAAGTTGAAGAAGGAATTAAAGATGTGAAAGACAGCATCGAGTTTTTCTATGATTTGCTTGAAAAAGAAGTGGACGGCAAACGGTTCGTTATTGAAAACAGTGAACAGACGATAACGGAAATTGAAAAGGTTCATGACATGAATGAACAGCTGCAGGCGGAGACAGAAGCTGTTCAACAAAGCTACCATTTATCGGAAGATGAGTGGAAGCTGCCGCGCAAAATTGGAGAAGATATTCTGCGAATTGAGAAAAAATACCAGCTGTTGGAAACGAGAATTATCGAGAAAAATACAGCCTATTCATTTTTGCATGATGAACTGAAGGAAATTCATGAGCAATTAGCGGAACTGCAAAAGGAGCAAACAAGCTTCGCCCACTTCTTGCAAACGCTGCGAAAAGATGAGATGCAGGCTCGTCAGCAGCTAGATGAACTTCGCCGGCATCTGAATGATATCTTTCGCATGGTGAAAAAAAGCAATATGCCGGGCGTGCCGGAGTATTATCAGTCGATAGCGGAAGAGACGAGAGCCAAAATGGATGGGGTTGTTGAGTGCCTAAATGAAAAGCCGCTGAATATGAAAGCTGTTCAGGAGAAATTGCAGGAGGCCGTCCTGTCCGTGAATAATCTTGAGCAGAAAACGGATGAAGTAATTGAACAAGCGAAGCTGGCTGAGCGCATCATTCAATACGGCAATCGCTATAAGCGCACGCATCCTAATGTGGGATCGCAGCTGGATCAAGCTGAGCTGGCTTTTAGAAACTACAATTACCGTCAAGCGTTGGAGGAAGCGGCAACGGCGATTGATAAAGTTGATCCAAAGGCTTTAAAAGAACTGGAAGATATCATCAACCAACAATAA
- the acsA gene encoding acetate--CoA ligase: MKLEALTVRGGNFNLGNYEETYSSFDWKETEKQFSWSETGKINIAYEAIDRHAQSQRKQQVALYFRETDREEAYTFEQMQEFTNQAANVLKTFGDVQKGDRVFVFMPRSPELYFAVLGAIKAGAIVGPLFEAFMEGAICDRLADSEAKVLVTTPELLKRVPADELPALKTIFLVGEDVQEKGMYIDFRAKMKTADRSFDIEWMDLDDGMILHYTSGSTGKPKGVLHVHRAMIQHYQTARWVLDLKENDVYWCTADPGWVTGTSYGIFGPWLTGTTNVVVGGRFKPENWYQAIEDYGVTVWYSAPTAFRMLMGAGDELVKKYGLHSLRHILSVGEPLNPEVIRWGDKVFNLRIHDTWWMTETGAQVICNYPCMEIRPGSMGKPIPGVKAAIVDDQGNELPPNRMGNLAIKKGWPAMMAAIWNNPAKYESYFMPGGWYVSGDSAYMDEDGYFWFQGRIDDVIMTAGERVGPFEVESKLIEHPSIAEAGVIGKPDPVRGEIIKAFVALMEGYEPTDELKEDIRQFVKTGLAAHAAPREIEFREKLPKTRSGKIMRRVLKAWELDLPAGDLSTMED; this comes from the coding sequence ATGAAATTGGAAGCGCTAACAGTTAGGGGAGGAAATTTTAATTTAGGTAACTATGAAGAAACGTATTCTTCATTTGATTGGAAAGAAACTGAAAAGCAATTTTCATGGAGCGAAACCGGTAAGATCAACATCGCTTATGAAGCGATCGACCGCCATGCTCAATCGCAGCGCAAACAGCAGGTTGCTTTGTATTTCCGCGAGACAGACAGAGAAGAAGCCTATACATTTGAACAAATGCAGGAATTTACGAATCAAGCAGCGAATGTGCTAAAAACGTTTGGAGACGTGCAAAAAGGGGACCGTGTATTTGTATTTATGCCGCGCTCACCGGAGCTGTATTTTGCCGTTCTCGGAGCGATTAAGGCAGGCGCCATCGTCGGCCCTTTATTCGAAGCGTTTATGGAAGGAGCGATTTGCGACCGCTTAGCGGACAGCGAAGCGAAAGTTCTTGTCACGACACCGGAGCTTTTAAAGCGCGTACCGGCAGATGAACTGCCTGCGCTGAAAACGATTTTTCTTGTAGGAGAAGACGTGCAAGAGAAAGGGATGTATATTGATTTCCGCGCGAAGATGAAAACGGCAGACCGCTCCTTTGATATCGAGTGGATGGATTTGGATGACGGAATGATATTGCATTACACATCCGGTTCGACCGGCAAGCCTAAAGGAGTGCTGCATGTTCACCGGGCGATGATACAGCATTATCAGACAGCCAGATGGGTGCTGGATTTAAAAGAAAATGATGTCTATTGGTGCACGGCAGATCCCGGATGGGTGACGGGCACTTCCTACGGTATATTCGGCCCTTGGCTGACGGGAACGACGAACGTGGTCGTCGGCGGCCGCTTTAAGCCGGAAAATTGGTATCAGGCAATTGAGGACTACGGCGTAACAGTCTGGTATAGCGCACCGACCGCTTTTCGAATGCTGATGGGGGCGGGAGATGAGCTTGTGAAGAAGTACGGCCTGCACTCGCTGCGTCATATTTTAAGTGTTGGGGAGCCATTGAATCCCGAAGTCATCCGATGGGGGGATAAAGTATTCAATCTGCGCATTCATGATACGTGGTGGATGACAGAAACCGGTGCACAGGTGATTTGCAATTATCCTTGTATGGAGATCCGGCCTGGATCCATGGGCAAACCCATTCCAGGTGTTAAAGCTGCGATCGTTGATGACCAGGGCAACGAACTGCCGCCGAACCGCATGGGCAATCTGGCGATTAAAAAAGGCTGGCCTGCAATGATGGCCGCGATTTGGAACAATCCAGCTAAGTATGAATCCTACTTTATGCCGGGAGGCTGGTATGTTTCCGGAGATTCCGCCTACATGGATGAAGACGGCTACTTTTGGTTTCAAGGACGCATAGATGATGTGATCATGACAGCCGGTGAGCGAGTGGGGCCTTTTGAAGTGGAAAGCAAGCTGATTGAGCATCCGTCTATCGCAGAAGCGGGCGTCATCGGCAAGCCGGATCCAGTTCGCGGAGAAATTATTAAGGCGTTCGTGGCGCTAATGGAAGGCTACGAGCCGACAGATGAGCTGAAAGAAGATATTCGCCAGTTTGTCAAAACCGGTCTTGCGGCTCATGCAGCGCCGCGCGAAATTGAATTTCGCGAAAAGCTTCCCAAAACCAGAAGCGGAAAAATCATGCGCCGTGTGCTGAAAGCTTGGGAGCTTGACTTGCCGGCAGGAGATTTATCTACCATGGAGGATTGA
- a CDS encoding acetoin utilization AcuB family protein, with translation MILEEIMQTEVYTLSPEDTIETALQLLRDKKIRHIPIVDKKGALVGLVTDRDVKEATPSILQKETNKKELHQPLSIIMARNVVTGHPLDFVEDAAAILYEHDISCLPVIQNGELAGIITETDVLHTFVELTGSNQPGSRIEMKVLNKAGKLYEVLHVLKKRGANIHSVLVYPDKQSEEYKIIVLRVQTMNPIAAIEDLKKDGHIVLWPNMPGVSS, from the coding sequence ATGATCTTGGAAGAAATTATGCAGACGGAAGTGTATACGCTATCTCCTGAGGATACGATTGAAACAGCTCTGCAATTATTGAGAGATAAAAAAATCCGTCACATTCCCATCGTGGATAAGAAAGGGGCCCTTGTCGGTCTTGTCACTGACCGCGATGTAAAAGAAGCGACACCATCCATTTTGCAAAAGGAAACAAATAAGAAGGAATTGCATCAGCCATTAAGCATCATTATGGCAAGAAACGTTGTCACCGGCCACCCGCTAGATTTTGTAGAAGATGCCGCAGCCATACTATACGAACATGATATCAGCTGTTTGCCGGTGATCCAAAATGGGGAACTTGCCGGCATTATCACCGAGACGGATGTGCTCCATACCTTCGTAGAATTGACGGGAAGCAACCAGCCCGGTTCGAGAATTGAAATGAAAGTGCTGAATAAAGCAGGCAAGCTGTATGAAGTTCTCCATGTGCTGAAAAAAAGGGGCGCCAACATTCACAGCGTGCTTGTTTATCCAGATAAGCAATCCGAGGAGTATAAAATCATCGTGCTGCGTGTGCAGACAATGAATCCGATTGCAGCCATTGAGGACCTGAAAAAGGATGGACATATTGTACTGTGGCCGAATATGCCCGGTGTCTCCTCATGA